The following are encoded in a window of Gemmatimonadota bacterium genomic DNA:
- a CDS encoding RNA polymerase sigma factor RpoD/SigA, with product MPRLSKRPYAREDESLDQYLQEIGEVALLTADQEVVLAKRIKKGDQGALEELTTANLRFVVSVAKQYQNQGLSMGDLINEGNLGLIKAAKRFDETKGFKFISYAVWWIRQAILQALAEQSRIVRLPLNRVGALHKIGKASSGLEQEYGREPSPGEIADELGMNDFEVRDTLKISSRHLSLDAPFKDGEDNNLLDVLEDGMQPPPDDPLLDDALRREIEKALATLTPREAEVITLYFGINREQPLTLEEIGERFGLTRERVRQIKEKALRRLRHTSRSRPLKSYLH from the coding sequence GTGCCAAGACTATCTAAAAGACCTTATGCTCGTGAAGACGAATCACTGGATCAGTATTTGCAAGAAATTGGCGAAGTCGCGTTGCTTACAGCGGACCAGGAAGTCGTGCTGGCCAAACGAATAAAAAAGGGCGATCAAGGTGCCCTGGAAGAGTTGACCACAGCCAACCTGAGATTTGTGGTAAGTGTCGCCAAACAATATCAGAATCAGGGCCTTTCGATGGGCGACCTGATAAATGAAGGAAATCTTGGACTCATCAAAGCTGCCAAGCGTTTTGATGAAACGAAGGGTTTCAAATTTATTTCCTATGCCGTGTGGTGGATCCGACAGGCGATTTTACAGGCTCTGGCAGAGCAATCTCGCATTGTTCGCCTGCCGCTGAATCGGGTTGGCGCGCTCCACAAAATTGGCAAGGCTTCGAGTGGTCTCGAACAGGAGTATGGTCGCGAACCCAGTCCGGGTGAAATTGCCGATGAACTCGGCATGAATGATTTTGAAGTGCGCGATACACTCAAAATTTCGAGCCGGCATCTTTCACTGGATGCGCCTTTTAAAGATGGCGAAGACAATAATCTGCTCGATGTACTTGAAGACGGCATGCAACCCCCTCCCGACGATCCACTTCTCGATGACGCACTCAGACGAGAAATAGAAAAAGCCCTCGCTACCCTCACCCCTCGTGAAGCCGAAGTCATTACACTTTATTTTGGCATCAATCGCGAACAGCCTCTTACCCTCGAGGAGATTGGCGAACGTTTTGGATTGACTCGAGAGCGCGTGCGTCAGATTAAAGAGAAGGCACTTCGGCGATTGCGCCATACTTCGCGCAGCCGTCCGCTGAAATCTTATTTGCATTAA